In Apium graveolens cultivar Ventura unplaced genomic scaffold, ASM990537v1 ctg6401, whole genome shotgun sequence, the sequence GTGATAGGTGGCGAAGCCCTGGTGTTTTTATATCAACTCGTATGAAGACAAATATTAGATGATAAGCCCAACTCAAGGCGATTGAACACATTTTTATTCCATTTGTGAATAAAACGCTACTTCTTCGCAAGGCAACCGAACTATTACAAAAACTACACAATAAGAGACAATACATACCAAACTTACAAACATGACACTCAATTTCCTCCATATGCAGGACAACGTACTTGACCAACTTAGCTACTTCTTAAGGTTTAAAGAAGCTACCTTCTACACCAGTGTGAATTACAACATAAGTCCCAGCAGCAACCAATAACACGCTTAGACACACTCCAAGCACACCCAAAACCCAGTTGAGCCACCAAACCGAAGAATAAATTTTCGGTTTCTTAATAATGACCCACATAAAACATGGATAAGCTAATGTTACTGGTAGATATATCCCTCCAATTAGACCCGAAAAGCTTCCTTGAAACGGAACTGCCACAGCCATAAAGAAACAGAAGTACCCGAACAATGTTCGTAGAATGACTCGGAGCCACCAGGGACAAGGTTTCTTACACCTAGTCGTGTATGTTGATTCCAAATCATCAAACATTGGCATTGCATATATTTGAAACGTGCTTAAGCCGTTAACGATCACGAACATGTTTATAAGGCCTATCAAGCCTTTTGCAGTGTCTTGTCCATGGAACAAGTATAAAGATGTCAGGATCCCACCGTTTGCTGGAATCTATGAAAAATTAGAAATTGTGTTAGCCTGAAATGATTAAATGTTTTCGGAATATTTGAGGACTTAATGTAAACAGGCATGAGGAGAGACAAATTTAAGGGAAATTGAAACAAACGTACCATTTGGCCGTAAGTCCAATAACCACCTATTGCAAGAGGGAATAAACACATTAGAATGATTGTATACGAGACCTTGACTCCTTTCCACATTGGTACTCGTGAAGGTTGCTTCTCACTTGAGGGCATTGTGGCCTGAAACAAAAGTTTTTAGTGTTAATTATGATTGTGATTATGAGGATGATTGTTTTTGTTGATAATGAGAAAATAGATAATTGAATCCAATAAAGAGATAGTATGAGAACATATATATGTACCTGAATTTCAAGAACGAGATTATGACCTCGGAAGGCGAAAGCAATAATCCCAACAGAATTAAGGATGTCAAAAATCTTCTGAATGTGGGAGCCGGAGAGCGTGGGATCGTACGAAACACCGTGGATTCTGCCCTCGGCAACAGAAGTAAGCCAGATCATAGTACAGTAACCAACAGCAGTCACAGCACCAATGAGGGAAATACCCGCAATAGAGTTTAAGTTAGGAAGCTGAGAAAGAACCACAGCAGCACTTGTGAAAACCAAGTACCACTCTGTACTTGTCAATGGGGTTGTGTCACATGTCATGGGATTGCAAACAATTTGAAAGAATCTTTCGCATGATGATCCTCCGATCATTATCAGCGTTGTACATGTTCCCATTGATAAGTAGCCTATAGGAAATAGGGCTATAAATTTGCTCAGCTTCTCACCTGATTATCCAATTATGCCTCGTTAGTTATATAATTAAGGTCATTGCAGAGTAAAGATTATAGATTAAAAAAATCGAGTATTAACAAATTATTGCCCCAGCCGCAGACAGTTAAATTTCAAATACTCGAGTTAGATAGAACTGTAAATTAATAGAATTGTTTCCACTCTTATCATATTACCGAAAGCTGCATTTGCCAGCTGCATATATCTGCTATAACGTATTTCTTTGTCAAAGTCTTCATGGAGCTGCACCAGTAAGTATAGGGTGTAAAGTTGCCAGATAAACGCTAGCGTCAATAGTATGATTGCCCATGTCCTGAAATTAAGTAGGATATATATAGTTATTTACTTATATTCACATGATAACCGATCTACCATGTAATTAAAAGATGATATATGAGGGAATTATGCAGTATTTGACATAATATCAGAACATGTTAAAAGACGATATGTGATATAATTA encodes:
- the LOC141703264 gene encoding lysine histidine transporter-like 8; the protein is MGHEVELELNSSTGATPVVKSADSTPGASAPRTPRLKAPAPISIPSPYIVSAPASQAQTPSGRGSRTPGWSRAMTPRFLTPLGSPIRKALNFVKLDPQDAWLPITQSRNGNAYYAAFHTLSSGIGIQALVLPVAFTYLGWTWAIILLTLAFIWQLYTLYLLVQLHEDFDKEIRYSRYMQLANAAFGEKLSKFIALFPIGYLSMGTCTTLIMIGGSSCERFFQIVCNPMTCDTTPLTSTEWYLVFTSAAVVLSQLPNLNSIAGISLIGAVTAVGYCTMIWLTSVAEGRIHGVSYDPTLSGSHIQKIFDILNSVGIIAFAFRGHNLVLEIQATMPSSEKQPSRVPMWKGVKVSYTIILMCLFPLAIGGYWTYGQMIPANGGILTSLYLFHGQDTAKGLIGLINMFVIVNGLSTFQIYAMPMFDDLESTYTTRCKKPCPWWLRVILRTLFGYFCFFMAVAVPFQGSFSGLIGGIYLPVTLAYPCFMWVIIKKPKIYSSVWWLNWVLGVLGVCLSVLLVAAGTYVVIHTGVEGSFFKP